The Coffea arabica cultivar ET-39 chromosome 3c, Coffea Arabica ET-39 HiFi, whole genome shotgun sequence genome contains a region encoding:
- the LOC113735542 gene encoding crocetin glucosyltransferase, chloroplastic-like translates to MAQPHILIVSYPAQGHINPSLQLANKLIKIGVEVTFATSHFAPPVVPKASCKVSNDFHFAAISDGYPDGFKPQGLDVDHVNALKKYGPETLRNVIQASAETGRPVTCIVHTLILTWAAEVAREYHIPWTLLWIQPATVLGITYYYFNGYEDEIRNCYEPSWSIQMPGVPLLTTLDLPSFMLPSSSSTQNVALLMVKEQMKMIDEEENPYVLVNTFDALEPRALKAIDKYNLIGIGPLIDFPFSEGSGDVMQEEEYYMGWLESQPRSSVVYVAFGSLLMPSKHQMEEIARGLLECKRPFLWVIRARDDGEEEKLSCIKELEQKGLIVPWSSQIEVLKHPSLGCFVTHCGWNSTLETITLGVPVVAFPLWADQGTNAKLIQDVWRIGVRVVPNEDGLVESDEIKRCIELVMDGGENGLEFAGNAKKWKGLAGEAMVEGGLSDTNLKAFAFKDV, encoded by the coding sequence ATGGCACAACCCCACATTTTGATTGTGAGTTATCCAGCCCAAGGCCACATTAATCCGTCCCTTCAATTAGCCAACAAACTCATCAAAATTGGAGTAGAAGTTACCTTCGCCACCAGTCATTTTGCCCCGCCGGTTGTCCCCAAAGCCTCATGCAAAGTATCTAACGACTTCCATTTTGCAGCCATTTCAGATGGTTATCCTGATGGATTCAAACCTCAAGGTCTCGATGTTGATCATGTCAATGCACTCAAAAAATACGGCCCAGAAACCCTTCGAAATGTAATCCAAGCTAGCGCTGAAACAGGCCGTCCTGTTACCTGCATTGTCCACACTTTAATCCTCACATGGGCTGCAGAGGTGGCGCGTGAATATCACATTCCATGGACTCTCCTTTGGATTCAACCAGCCACAGTTCTGGGAATAACTTACTATTACTTCAATGGATATGAAGATGAGATCAGGAATTGTTATGAGCCCTCCTGGTCCATTCAAATGCCGGGAGTACCATTGCTCACAACACTAGATCTTCCTTCTTTTATGCTTCCCTCAAGCTCAAGTACACAAAATGTTGCTCTTTTAATGGTTAAGGAGCAAATGAAGATGatagatgaagaagaaaatccGTATGTGCTGGTGAATACTTTTGATGCACTTGAGCCTCGTGCTCTCAAAGCGATTGACAAGTATAACCTGATTGGAATTGGACCGTTGATTGACTTTCCTTTTTCAGAAGGAAGTGGTGATGTTATGCAGGAGGAGGAATATTATATGGGGTGGTTGGAATCACAGCCTAGATCATCAGTTGTCTATGTAGCATTTGGCAGTCTTTTGATGCCATCGAAACATCAGATGGAGGAGATTGCAAGAGGGTTATTGGAGTGTAAAAGGCCGTTTTTGTGGGTGATAAGAGCAAGGGATGATGGAGAAGAAGAGAAGCTGAGTTGCATTAAGGAATTAGAACAAAAGGGGTTGATAGTTCCATGGAGTTCTCAAATTGAAGTTTTAAAACATCCCTCATTAGGATGTTTTGTTACGCATTGTGGATGGAACTCAACTCTGGAGACTATCACTTTGGGAGTGCCAGTGGTGGCATTTCCTCTGTGGGCTGATCAAGGGACAAATGCCAAACTAATTCAAGATGTGTGGAGGATTGGAGTGAGGGTGGTCCCAAATGAAGATGGCCTTGTTGAGAGTGATGAGATCAAAAGGTGCATAGAATTGGTCATGGATGGTGGAGAAAATGGGCTAGAATTTGCTGGGAATGCCAAGAAGTGGAAAGGTTTGGCTGGGGAAGCAATGGTGGAAGGTGGATTATCAGACACAAATCTAAAAGCATTTGCTTTTAAAGATGTCTGA